The Campylobacter curvus genome includes the window GAGCTTTTCTAGTGTGCGGACTGAAATCTTCTTTTTGCTATTAGTCACGATGTAGATTTTATCGCCTTTATCAAGCTCCTTTATATCTAAAATTTTATCTACGCTTATGTTTTCGTCGTCTATTATGAAACGTTTCATTTATGCTTCCTCGTCGCTTGTTTGGCTTTATGTTTTAAAATTTTCTGAAAAATAGCTTAATATTATCAAAAAAATGGAAATAAGCCAAATTTTAGTTATAATCATAAACAAAATTTAAGGCTGAAAAAATGAACAGAAAAGAGCTACTAAAAGACGTCAAAAGGGTCGTCATCAAGGTCGGCACATCCACGCTTACCACGCAAGAGGGCAAGCTAAACGAGGAGAAGATAAGGCTCATCGTAAAGAGCGTGAGCGAGCTAGTAGAAATGGGGCTGGACGTCGTTTTGGTCACCTCAGGAGCGGTGGGGGCTGGCATGGGCGAGCTAAATTTAAACGAGCATCCAAAGAGCCTGAGCGAAAAGCAAGCCCTAGCCTCCATCGGGCAGGTCGCGCTCATGCACCTTTACCGCCTGCTGTTTTGGGCGCATTCAAAGACAATCGCCCAGCTGCTGCTTACTCGCGGCGATTTTAGCGACAGAAACCGCTACATAAGCGCGCGAAACGTCTGCAACGCACTGCTAGCCAAAAAAATCATCCCCATAATAAACGAAAACGATCCCGTGGTAAATGACGAGCTAAAAGTCGGCGATAATGACACGCTAAGCGCGCTCGTCGCGGGACTCATCGACGCCGAGCTGGTCATTATTTTAAGCGACATCGACGGGCTTTACGATAAAAATCCGAGCAAATTTAAGGACGCGAAATTTATAAACTTGGTCGAAAATATCGACGAAAACGTGCTAAAAGCTGCCGGCGGCGAGGGGAGTAAATTTGGCACGGGCGGCATGCGTACGAAGATCACCGCCGCGCAAATGGCGACTAAAATCGGCTCCAATCTCATCATCGCAAGCGGCGCAGACCCCCGAAATATCGTAAAGATCATCGAGGGCGAGCGCATCGGCACATTGTTTTTAAAAAGCGGCAAAAAGATCAGCTCGCGCAAATATTGGCTGGGATACGGCACGAGCAAAAAGGGCGTGCTCGTGATAGATGAAGGCGCGCTAAACGCCCTAAAAAACGGCAAAAGCCTGCTAAGCGTGGGGATAAAAAGCGTGAGCGGTAAATTTGAGCGCGGCGACGTGGTCGAGGTGCGAAACGCGCAAAACGAGCTCGTGGCAAAGGGCATAAGCAACTACGCAAGCGATGAGCTAGCAAGGATCGCTGGGCAAAAGAGCGAGGACATAGAGCGTATCTTGGGGCACAGATACGACGAGAGTGCCGTGCATATCGACAATATGATATTGATCTAAGGAGTGAAATTTGAGTGAAATTTTAAACATCGCAAAGGCGGCGAAGGCCAGCTGCGAGCAGCTTTTAAATTTAGGCGCGCAGGTAAAAAGCCAAATC containing:
- the proB gene encoding glutamate 5-kinase produces the protein MNRKELLKDVKRVVIKVGTSTLTTQEGKLNEEKIRLIVKSVSELVEMGLDVVLVTSGAVGAGMGELNLNEHPKSLSEKQALASIGQVALMHLYRLLFWAHSKTIAQLLLTRGDFSDRNRYISARNVCNALLAKKIIPIINENDPVVNDELKVGDNDTLSALVAGLIDAELVIILSDIDGLYDKNPSKFKDAKFINLVENIDENVLKAAGGEGSKFGTGGMRTKITAAQMATKIGSNLIIASGADPRNIVKIIEGERIGTLFLKSGKKISSRKYWLGYGTSKKGVLVIDEGALNALKNGKSLLSVGIKSVSGKFERGDVVEVRNAQNELVAKGISNYASDELARIAGQKSEDIERILGHRYDESAVHIDNMILI